A region of the Candidatus Kryptobacter tengchongensis genome:
GAACTTGTTTTAAGGCAATATAAAGAACCGCCCTTATGCCGTATTCAGCGGTCTTGCTAAGCAATGCGGACATTTCATGTTTTTTTCAAAATTTAAAATTAAAATTTTACATTTCAAAAATTTGCAAAAATTAAATTTATCCATTAAATTAATGTTGAGTTTTTCCATATGGGGCCGTAGCTCAGCTGGGAGAGCGCCACAATGGCATTGTGGAGGTCACGGGTTCGAATCCCGTCGGCTCCACTTCATCTTTAATAAATCCAACTTGAAAATTTTGCTCCATTCCGTTAATTTATTATAAAAATAAAAAATAGGGTTTGATATGGATATGCCAAGAGCAAAATGGAAAATATATCCAGCTAATGATGAATTACCAGATGATGTTAAAAATCTCGCAAAACAAATTGAAAATGATGGAGGCACCGTTTTAACAATTTACCAGGAACCATATGGAAAAAATTGGCAAATTTTCGCGCTCCTTCCACTTGAAAAAGTAAAACCAACACCATTCCAAAGAGATCTATCATCCTCACATGTGAAAAGACTTCAAGAGGTAATTGAACAGGTCAAAAGATTCATAGATCCAATCGTTGCAGTAAGATATGGCGACGGTGAATATTGGACACCAAATGGGAACCACAGAAGAGAAGCTCTACTTCAACTTGGAGCAAAGGAAATACCAGCAATTATAATCCCCGATATGTCAGTTGCATTCCACATCCTATCTCTTAACACAGAAAAAGCACACAACCTCAAGGAGAAAGCACTTGAAGTTATAAGAATGTATAGAGGCTTGCTTGAGACAAACGGGAAAATTTCTGAGATGGATTACGCTTTCCAATTTGAAGAGGCTTATCTTATAACACTTGGTTTAATTTATGAAAAACATCTTAAATTCAGCGGTTCAGCTTATGTACCGATACTCAAAAAAGTTGACAACTTCATTGATGCACCACTTCCAGAAGCTCTGAGCGAGAGAGAAAAAAGAGCGGATCTTCTTAAAGAAGTTGATGATGTAATTGAACCCATTGTACACAGCTTAAGAGAAAGAGGTATAAATCACCCATTCCTAAAACAAGCAGTTGTTTCAAAAGTTAATCCGATCAAAAGAAAACGAATTGCAACAGTTGAATACAATGATTTGTTCAAACAGATGAAGAAAGCACTTGAAAAACTTGATCCATCTACGATAACCATGGAGGAACTCATTGCTCTTGCTTCTGAAATGAGCGGATGGACTGATTAATCGCTTGTAAACTTCTTTAAACCTTTTGAAATCTCTCTCAATCTCTTATCAACGAGATAATTAACAGTTCCAGGCTCAAATTCACCATTCTTTAACCTT
Encoded here:
- a CDS encoding chromosome partitioning protein, ParB family, with the translated sequence MDMPRAKWKIYPANDELPDDVKNLAKQIENDGGTVLTIYQEPYGKNWQIFALLPLEKVKPTPFQRDLSSSHVKRLQEVIEQVKRFIDPIVAVRYGDGEYWTPNGNHRREALLQLGAKEIPAIIIPDMSVAFHILSLNTEKAHNLKEKALEVIRMYRGLLETNGKISEMDYAFQFEEAYLITLGLIYEKHLKFSGSAYVPILKKVDNFIDAPLPEALSEREKRADLLKEVDDVIEPIVHSLRERGINHPFLKQAVVSKVNPIKRKRIATVEYNDLFKQMKKALEKLDPSTITMEELIALASEMSGWTD